A genomic window from Glycine max cultivar Williams 82 chromosome 17, Glycine_max_v4.0, whole genome shotgun sequence includes:
- the LOC100817459 gene encoding FRIGIDA-like protein 3 — MGVEDQDEKINVQSVIEQLSQAFLELKAQKGETENKIQWVEIKQHFHDLETELNKKLEELEAKERQYEAKQLEVDTLLAERKAVVASKEQDLLDRLQELKDAAVASIVEAHANHWNATLESVYDGKNKDHKVSSSLGDTNSSEDDFPHKSGEKSKGVAVEGRPHPELTQFCEQMDAKGLLNYIMENKKKLSVNCEEISVALQSATNPARLVLDLLEGFYPTSETSQLKDKSGAALQGMRKSCIIILEAMATLLARADPGADHLLNPQTKQQAKAIADEWRPKLARADTDAANGNSLEAKAFFQLISTFRIASEFDEEELCKLVLAVAQLRQAPELCRSIGLIHKMPVVVESLINNGKQIAAVHFIHAFQLQESFPPVPLLKAYLKNRRRNSQVKTGNVRDIASAKNDANAQELSALRAVIKCIEEYKLESEYPPDTLRKRVLQLEKSKGDRKRSGGEFIKRPQSKRPRPNERHFSLHSSGSAASAVILGRQVPPVRAPYAANPDRYPHAGAIPYNYQVPGQSVYTAPSNAPPSNYGRYMGTSTSLQSSHQPYM; from the exons ATGGGTGTCGAGGATCAAGACGAGAAAATTAATGTACAGTCTGTGATAGAGCAGCTCTCTCAGGCATTTCTTGAATTGAAAGCTCAGAAGGGGGAGACTGAGAATAAGATTCAGTGGGTTGAAATTAAGCAACATTTCCATGACCTTGAGACAGAATTGAATAAGAAACTTGAAGAGCTGGAAGCTAAGGAGAGGCAGTACGAAGCAAAACAATTAGAAGTGGATACACTACTTGCAGAAAGGAAGGCTGTGGTTGCTTCAAAAGAGCAAGACCTCTTAGATCGGTTGCAGGAGCTTAAAGATGCTGCTGTAGCTTCCATTGTAGAGGCTCATGCAAATCACTGGAATGCCACTCTGGAGTCTGTGTATGATGGGAAGAACAAAGATCACAAGGTAAGCAGCTCTCTTGGCGATACAAATTCCTCAGAGGACGATTTTCCTCATAAGTCAGGCGAAAAGTCTAAAGGTGTGGCTGTTGAGGGCAGGCCACATCCAGAACTGACACAATTTTGTGAGCAAATGGATGCAAAAGGTCTTCTGAATTATATTatggagaataaaaaaaaactgtctGTTAATTGTGAAGAAATTTCTGTAGCATTACAAAGTGCAACTAATCCAGCACGTTTGGTGCTGGATTTACTGGAGGGGTTTTACCCCACCAGTGAAACTTCCCAACTAAAAGATAAATCTGGTGCTGCCCTACAGGGCATGCGCAAATCCtgtattataattttggaaGCCATGGCCACCTTATTGGCAAGGGCTGATCCAGGTGCAGATCACCTTCTGAACCCTCAAACCAAGCAGCAAGCCAAAGCAATTGCTGATGAGTGGAGGCCCAAGTTAGCTAGAGCAGATACTGATGCTGCCAATGGAAATTCATTGGAAGCAAAGGCATTCTTTCAGCTTATTTCAACTTTTAGGATTGCTTCAGAGTTTGATGAAGAAGAACTCTGCAAGCTTGTACTTGCAGTTGCTCAGCTTAGGCAGGCACCTGAGCTCTGCCGCTCTATTGggttaattcacaaaatgccag TTGTTGTAGAATCATTAATCAATAATGGGAAACAAATAGCAGCTGTACATTTTATTCATGCCTTCCAGCTTCAAGAAAGCTTCCCCCCTGTGCCCCTTCTGAAGGCATACCTCAAGAATCGAAGGAGAAACTCACAAGTTAAGACTGGAAATGTGCGTGACATTGCTAGTGCAAAG AATGATGCCAATGCGCAAGAGCTTTCCGCACTGAGAGCTGTAATTAAGTGTATTGAAGAATACAAGCTTGAATCTGAGTACCCTCCTGATACACTTCGGAAAAGGGTTCTTCAACTAGAGAAATCAAAAGGAGATCGAAAGAGAAGTGGAGGAGAATTTATTAAACGCCCTCAATCAAAGAGGCCAAGGCCGAATGAGAGACACTTTTCACTCCATTCATCTGGTAGTGCTGCTTCAGCTGTTATTTTGGGTAGGCAGGTTCCCCCTGTTAGGGCGCCATATGCAGCAAATCCTGATCGGTATCCCCATGCTGGCGCAATCCCATACAATTATCAAGTTCCTGGCCAATCTGTATACACTGCACCATCTAATGCTCCTCCTTCTAACTATGGTCGTTATATGGGTACTAGTACTAGTTTGCAATCCTCACACCAGCCATACATGTGA